A single bacterium HR11 DNA region contains:
- the mltG gene encoding Endolytic murein transglycosylase produces MRERYRRRRGLLRWLEVVLVLTVGVLGGLGWLRWLLTQPQCQLSQPVRVEVRPGTPLREVVAQLEAAGVVRRPWLLEGLFRWYRADRQVRAGLYEFRGTLSTWDVYRQLLEGHYIVRTLTIVEGWDRFDVARYLEEQGIASRAVTLQRIADARLATWVRDLDPEAPDLEGYLYPSTYEVFANATLDEVLFRAVQTFRRQWRPEWTERASQMGLTVRQVVTLASLIEKETPRPEERPMVSAVYHNRLRHGMRLECDPTVIYAWRWLGITPVPLVRADMNIDSPYNTYRYAGLPPGPIANPGRASLEAALYPADGDWLYFVADGQGGHRFARTYAEHLRNVRLYRGRGE; encoded by the coding sequence ATGAGAGAGCGGTATAGACGGCGTCGAGGGCTTCTTCGATGGCTCGAGGTCGTTCTCGTCTTGACCGTTGGAGTCTTGGGAGGCCTGGGATGGCTCCGATGGCTCTTGACGCAACCCCAATGTCAGTTGAGCCAGCCCGTGCGGGTCGAGGTTCGACCGGGTACGCCCCTTCGGGAGGTCGTGGCCCAACTTGAGGCGGCCGGCGTCGTGCGTCGGCCCTGGCTCCTCGAGGGCCTCTTCCGATGGTACCGGGCGGACCGGCAGGTCCGGGCCGGTCTGTATGAGTTCCGGGGAACGCTGTCCACGTGGGACGTTTACCGGCAACTCTTAGAAGGCCATTACATCGTCCGGACCCTGACCATCGTCGAGGGGTGGGACCGGTTCGACGTCGCCCGCTACTTGGAAGAACAGGGCATCGCATCCCGCGCCGTGACGCTTCAGCGCATCGCTGATGCCCGGCTGGCGACTTGGGTCCGGGACCTGGACCCCGAAGCCCCGGACCTGGAGGGCTACCTGTATCCATCGACCTATGAAGTCTTTGCCAATGCGACCTTGGACGAAGTCCTCTTTCGGGCCGTCCAGACGTTTCGCCGTCAGTGGCGGCCGGAATGGACCGAACGGGCCTCCCAGATGGGCCTAACGGTCCGGCAAGTCGTCACCCTGGCGTCCCTCATCGAGAAGGAGACGCCGCGGCCGGAAGAGCGTCCGATGGTTTCCGCCGTGTATCACAACCGTCTCCGTCATGGGATGCGCCTGGAATGCGACCCGACGGTCATCTACGCCTGGCGCTGGCTGGGCATCACGCCCGTGCCCCTCGTTCGGGCCGACATGAACATCGACTCGCCGTACAATACGTACCGCTATGCCGGCCTCCCGCCAGGCCCCATCGCCAATCCAGGCCGGGCGTCCCTGGAGGCGGCCCTGTATCCCGCCGACGGGGACTGGCTGTACTTCGTCGCCGATGGCCAAGGGGGTCACCGTTTCGCCCGCACGTATGCCGAGCACCTCCGCAACGTCCGCCTGTACCGTGGACGTGGGGAGTAG
- the gbh gene encoding Guanidinobutyrase has protein sequence MKTMRMPYAGHVSFLGAPVWRSEEDLAWADIAVLGVPIDMATTNRPGARYGPRAIREASMLYTYDEAGVVAAHGPLKGLTGLYDVDERKTILQGYHLLDCGDVPVLASELQVTFDRITAAARMLFERPLFPVFLGGDHSMTYPILRAWPGHAPVHVVHFDTHMDVLDQLDGARFTHGSPFRHVMTLPFFDGLTQVGIRGILNDEVYHRELESMGFTVLTTGDIKLHGPAAWTDRLPRGKNVYISIDIDVFDPSIAPGTGTPEPGGLTYWEARLLLREVCTRNRVIGLDVVEVAPPYDVAGLTAHLAARVIIDVLGYVLGNKHKPPEADREMVRSSLYPRDPAKGS, from the coding sequence ATGAAGACGATGCGGATGCCTTACGCCGGTCATGTCTCCTTCCTGGGCGCTCCTGTCTGGCGCAGTGAGGAAGACCTCGCCTGGGCCGACATCGCCGTCCTGGGCGTTCCCATCGACATGGCGACGACGAACCGACCCGGGGCTCGATACGGTCCCCGGGCCATCCGGGAAGCCTCGATGCTCTATACCTACGATGAGGCCGGGGTCGTCGCCGCCCACGGCCCCCTGAAAGGCCTGACAGGCCTTTACGACGTGGACGAACGGAAAACCATCCTCCAGGGATACCATCTCCTGGACTGCGGGGACGTGCCGGTCCTGGCCTCGGAACTCCAGGTCACCTTCGACCGCATCACCGCGGCGGCCCGGATGCTGTTCGAGCGGCCCCTCTTTCCCGTCTTCCTGGGCGGCGACCACTCGATGACGTACCCCATCTTGCGGGCCTGGCCGGGTCACGCGCCCGTCCATGTCGTTCATTTCGATACCCACATGGACGTGCTGGACCAGCTGGACGGCGCCCGGTTTACCCACGGCAGTCCCTTCCGCCACGTGATGACCCTGCCCTTTTTCGACGGCCTTACCCAGGTCGGCATCCGGGGCATCTTAAACGACGAGGTGTACCACCGGGAGCTCGAATCGATGGGTTTCACGGTCCTCACGACCGGCGACATCAAGCTCCACGGCCCGGCGGCCTGGACCGACCGCCTGCCCCGGGGGAAGAACGTCTACATCTCCATCGACATCGACGTCTTTGACCCCAGCATCGCTCCCGGGACGGGCACGCCCGAGCCGGGCGGCCTGACTTACTGGGAGGCCCGCCTTCTCTTGCGAGAAGTGTGTACCCGTAACCGAGTCATCGGCCTGGACGTCGTGGAGGTCGCCCCGCCTTACGACGTGGCGGGACTGACGGCTCACCTGGCCGCCCGCGTCATCATCGACGTCCTGGGGTACGTGTTGGGCAATAAGCACAAGCCCCCCGAGGCCGACCGGGAGATGGTCCGGAGCTCGCTTTATCCTCGGGACCCCGCGAAGGGTTCTTAG
- the levS gene encoding Levansucrase, translated as MARFQSPPENAVQVPLTRRRVVLLFIGQLVLLGAVFLLGFWVGRGQRHLEEQLSTPVTPPVITEPGPPVTPVEEPMPSSAGAPPTGGMPSAPPPTPSASPSPAPPAGPAEVPSPKPPPSSPPTEPPSVPAGKFVLQVIALQDSAKAHALVEKLKAQGLPAYMEPSAKGLYRVRVGPYATRREAEDAITQVLKVIPESKPVVQSTP; from the coding sequence ATGGCACGGTTTCAGTCGCCACCGGAAAATGCCGTCCAGGTCCCCCTGACGAGACGGCGGGTCGTCCTACTCTTTATCGGCCAGCTTGTGCTCCTGGGGGCTGTTTTCCTCCTGGGTTTCTGGGTCGGTCGAGGCCAACGTCACTTGGAGGAACAGCTATCGACGCCTGTGACGCCGCCGGTCATTACCGAGCCGGGACCCCCGGTGACGCCGGTCGAGGAGCCCATGCCGTCTTCAGCGGGCGCGCCTCCGACGGGCGGGATGCCCTCTGCCCCGCCGCCGACGCCTTCAGCGAGTCCGTCCCCGGCGCCCCCGGCCGGACCAGCCGAGGTGCCGTCTCCGAAGCCGCCTCCGTCGTCGCCTCCGACCGAACCCCCGTCGGTGCCGGCGGGAAAATTTGTCCTCCAAGTCATCGCCCTTCAGGATTCGGCGAAAGCCCACGCCCTGGTCGAGAAGCTGAAAGCGCAAGGGCTCCCGGCCTATATGGAGCCCTCGGCGAAGGGCCTGTACCGCGTCCGGGTCGGACCCTATGCGACCCGTCGGGAGGCAGAGGATGCGATCACGCAAGTCCTGAAGGTCATCCCTGAGAGCAAACCCGTGGTCCAGAGTACGCCGTGA
- the rnr gene encoding Ribonuclease R — MKVVLLEDRDSVRWAVILEDSREKLRVQDERGQQAWVPRKRVLFEFQPTDLESSAPIDAVRRRVEELAQDIDMALLGALAWEEGRVGWSFDELTRLYFGPRPLPEERAALYLRLISETLYFRPRGDLYEVRSPEQVEALRHQREAEQARQSRVESIVRRLTRWLHSPAAPWTEEDRRLAETVLAYFQRKADDRTVHDLQQAFAAVPALQEDPTVLIPIIQAMGLVQSELEGLLIYYGVESSFEPEEERLAETIPAFVPPETPASTRERVPEAAPAVGTSARKPVEGWTFSIDDPETQEVDDAFSVGFRPDGTVEVGVHIAEAAYFVRKDTPLDRCAERRVTTVYLPEATLYMLPPPVSTDKASLVAGRPRPVLSLLTEWTPEGQLRAWSLEPRWISVRQRLTYRQADEILRDPSHELYPALHFLAQRARQFFDERRARGAFHLVRPEVKVRVQGASEAQPSIRIERLDLETPAHMLVREWMIAYNARVAEWAVAHDVPMIYRSQDPPEEPLPAEWAVLDTYRPSVFRALIRQFRRSTLWPSPREHWALGLPAYIQASSPIRRYADLVTQRQVLACLQSGRPLYTREALLRLMTVIEEQTALRKELEERRRRYWILRYLAEQPPTAVYTATVIEKKAGGLYIIELDDYLLEGVLSYPGTLDLDAKVTVRLLNIDWQRLNYKAQVVS; from the coding sequence ATGAAGGTGGTCCTATTGGAGGACAGGGACAGCGTCCGGTGGGCCGTCATCCTGGAGGACAGCCGGGAAAAACTCAGAGTCCAGGATGAACGGGGTCAACAGGCGTGGGTCCCTCGCAAGCGGGTCCTCTTTGAATTCCAGCCGACCGATCTGGAGTCCTCCGCGCCCATCGATGCCGTTCGACGGCGGGTCGAAGAATTGGCCCAGGATATCGACATGGCCCTTCTGGGCGCCCTGGCCTGGGAAGAGGGGCGGGTCGGCTGGAGTTTCGATGAACTAACCCGCCTGTACTTTGGTCCCCGGCCGCTCCCGGAGGAGCGGGCGGCGCTCTACCTTCGGCTCATCTCGGAGACCCTTTACTTCCGCCCTCGGGGCGACCTCTATGAGGTCCGGTCGCCGGAGCAAGTCGAGGCCTTGCGGCATCAACGGGAAGCCGAACAGGCTCGCCAAAGCCGGGTCGAGTCCATCGTCCGGCGACTGACCCGGTGGCTCCATTCTCCGGCGGCGCCCTGGACCGAGGAGGACCGTCGGCTGGCCGAGACTGTATTGGCGTACTTTCAACGGAAGGCCGACGACCGCACGGTCCATGACCTTCAGCAAGCTTTTGCGGCCGTCCCGGCCCTGCAAGAAGACCCGACCGTGTTGATTCCTATCATCCAGGCGATGGGCCTGGTCCAGAGCGAGCTGGAGGGCCTGCTCATTTATTACGGTGTGGAGTCGTCCTTCGAACCCGAGGAAGAGCGTCTGGCCGAGACCATCCCCGCCTTTGTCCCGCCGGAGACGCCCGCCTCGACCCGCGAGCGGGTTCCGGAGGCCGCCCCGGCCGTCGGGACGTCGGCGCGCAAGCCCGTCGAGGGCTGGACCTTCAGTATCGACGACCCCGAAACGCAGGAGGTCGACGATGCCTTCAGCGTCGGCTTTCGTCCCGACGGGACGGTCGAGGTCGGCGTCCACATCGCCGAGGCGGCTTACTTTGTCCGCAAGGACACCCCTCTGGACCGGTGCGCCGAGCGGCGGGTCACGACCGTCTATCTTCCCGAAGCCACCCTCTACATGCTTCCGCCGCCCGTCTCGACCGATAAAGCCAGCCTGGTCGCTGGCCGGCCGCGGCCGGTCCTGAGCCTCCTCACGGAATGGACGCCGGAGGGTCAACTCCGCGCCTGGTCCCTCGAACCCCGTTGGATCAGCGTCCGGCAGCGTCTTACGTACCGACAGGCCGACGAAATTCTCCGGGACCCTTCCCACGAACTCTATCCGGCCCTTCACTTTCTGGCCCAGCGGGCTCGGCAGTTCTTCGACGAACGTCGGGCCCGCGGTGCCTTCCACCTGGTCCGGCCGGAGGTGAAAGTCCGAGTCCAGGGGGCATCTGAAGCTCAGCCGTCGATCCGCATCGAGCGGCTGGACCTGGAAACGCCGGCCCACATGCTGGTCCGGGAATGGATGATCGCCTATAACGCCCGCGTGGCCGAGTGGGCCGTCGCTCACGACGTACCGATGATCTACCGGTCCCAGGACCCCCCGGAAGAGCCCCTTCCGGCGGAATGGGCCGTCCTGGATACCTACCGGCCTTCCGTCTTTCGGGCCTTGATCCGGCAGTTCCGACGCTCGACGCTGTGGCCCTCGCCCCGGGAACACTGGGCCCTGGGCCTGCCAGCATACATCCAGGCCAGCTCGCCGATCCGGCGATATGCCGACTTAGTGACCCAACGGCAGGTCCTGGCCTGTCTCCAGAGCGGCCGCCCCCTGTATACCCGGGAAGCCCTCCTGCGGCTCATGACGGTCATCGAGGAACAAACGGCCCTCCGAAAAGAGCTGGAGGAACGCCGCCGACGCTACTGGATCTTACGATACCTGGCCGAACAGCCGCCGACGGCCGTCTATACGGCGACGGTCATCGAAAAGAAGGCCGGCGGCCTCTACATCATCGAGCTGGACGACTACCTTCTGGAAGGCGTCCTCTCGTATCCCGGGACCCTCGACCTCGACGCGAAAGTCACCGTCCGCCTTTTGAACATCGACTGGCAACGCCTCAACTACAAGGCCCAAGTCGTTTCATGA
- the sdcS gene encoding Sodium-dependent dicarboxylate transporter SdcS codes for MKRRGWLALGFIVVGEAALATWVGPALTPPARRLLLWAWVPLVLWLTEAVPLGVAALLIPVGGVVLGVASEREAFGPFADPVIFLFLGSFLVARALEKHGAAAWMAGRVVALRFFAGGPYRMTLGIGLAAFGLSMWLSNTATAATLLPVVAALGQHLPDGTLRRQFYKPALLLVAYGASIGGTATPIGTPPNLIALGLLERLAPEAPRPSFVAWVGMALPIALTLFLLVHAWLYVRWLRHVPWEEVRPGAGEALSVAGRRVLGVFAILVVLWFLPGILQWALPEAHPLRVFLASRWPESIPPVLIAILLFLISAGPGQGPLLERADITRIDWDTLLLFGGGLSLGTMLHRTGLLNQVVGALTGPIPWTWGVALLISTALGVFLTDLMSNTASANLLIPLVITLARTFHLPVVPLVMGTTLGTSMAFLLPVSTPPNAIVFGTGHLRLRDMVGAGVVADLLSLLLITGGLILMHRWGWMGL; via the coding sequence ATGAAACGTCGTGGGTGGTTGGCTCTCGGCTTCATCGTAGTGGGAGAAGCCGCCTTGGCGACGTGGGTCGGACCGGCCTTGACGCCGCCGGCCCGTCGGCTCCTGCTCTGGGCCTGGGTGCCTCTGGTCCTGTGGCTGACCGAGGCCGTCCCCCTGGGCGTGGCGGCCCTCCTTATCCCCGTGGGTGGGGTCGTGCTGGGCGTGGCCTCCGAGCGAGAGGCCTTCGGGCCCTTTGCAGACCCCGTCATTTTCCTGTTTCTGGGCAGTTTTCTGGTCGCCCGGGCCTTAGAGAAGCACGGGGCCGCCGCCTGGATGGCCGGTCGGGTCGTGGCGCTCCGATTTTTTGCCGGAGGTCCCTACCGGATGACCCTGGGCATCGGCCTGGCGGCGTTCGGCCTCTCCATGTGGCTGAGTAACACGGCGACGGCGGCGACCCTCCTACCCGTCGTGGCCGCCTTGGGTCAACATCTGCCCGATGGGACTCTCCGCCGGCAATTTTACAAACCGGCCCTGCTCCTGGTCGCCTATGGCGCCAGTATCGGGGGTACGGCCACGCCGATCGGGACGCCGCCGAACTTAATCGCCTTGGGCCTCTTGGAACGGCTGGCGCCGGAGGCGCCCCGTCCGTCCTTTGTCGCCTGGGTCGGGATGGCTCTTCCTATCGCCCTAACCCTCTTCCTGTTGGTCCACGCCTGGCTGTACGTTCGATGGCTCCGGCACGTCCCATGGGAGGAAGTCCGGCCCGGGGCGGGCGAGGCCCTGTCGGTAGCCGGTCGAAGGGTCCTGGGGGTCTTTGCCATCTTGGTCGTCCTGTGGTTCCTACCCGGGATTCTCCAGTGGGCCTTGCCAGAGGCGCACCCCCTACGGGTATTCCTGGCCTCCCGATGGCCGGAATCGATCCCGCCGGTCCTGATCGCCATCTTGCTTTTCTTGATCTCGGCGGGTCCGGGCCAGGGGCCTCTGTTAGAACGGGCGGACATCACCCGGATCGATTGGGATACACTCCTGCTGTTTGGTGGCGGCCTGTCCTTGGGGACCATGCTTCACCGGACAGGCCTGCTGAATCAAGTCGTGGGCGCCTTGACAGGTCCCATCCCGTGGACTTGGGGGGTGGCCTTGCTGATCTCGACAGCCTTGGGTGTCTTCCTGACGGACCTCATGTCCAACACGGCGTCTGCGAACCTTTTGATCCCCTTGGTCATCACGCTGGCCCGAACGTTTCACCTACCGGTCGTTCCCTTAGTGATGGGGACGACGCTGGGGACGAGCATGGCCTTTCTGCTCCCGGTCTCGACGCCCCCGAACGCCATCGTGTTCGGCACGGGTCACCTTCGCCTGCGGGACATGGTCGGGGCCGGGGTCGTAGCGGACCTCCTCAGCCTCTTGCTCATCACGGGGGGTCTCATCCTTATGCACCGGTGGGGGTGGATGGGTCTATGA
- the miaA gene encoding tRNA dimethylallyltransferase — MAWVVFIVGPTASGKSAWALDLAVRWNGAIVNADSRQFYRDARIGTACPPVEWFQRVPHRLYAFLPPDRWLSAGTYAGMAWGAIQECWRLGRLPIVVGGSGLYYRAVRYGLHPPVGADPAVRRRLEERCRQEGVAALYAELQAVDPATARRIHPNDARRVLRALEIYYQTGEPPSRWRPGWRHPVLPSAALGLLPPPDRLQEQIVRRNRAFWSMGWLDEVVRLIEQGVPLDAPVFESIGYRRIAEWWQAGRPISEADLLAQVDREVWGLARRQIKWFRREPDVLWWTEPPPLPVVERFLRPKLRWPSGLGIGYPS, encoded by the coding sequence ATGGCCTGGGTGGTATTCATCGTAGGCCCGACCGCCAGCGGCAAGTCGGCCTGGGCGTTGGACCTGGCCGTCCGATGGAACGGGGCCATCGTGAACGCCGACTCCCGTCAGTTCTACCGAGATGCCCGTATCGGGACGGCCTGTCCCCCGGTCGAGTGGTTCCAGCGGGTGCCTCATCGGCTCTATGCCTTTCTCCCGCCGGACCGATGGCTCTCAGCGGGGACCTATGCCGGGATGGCCTGGGGTGCCATCCAAGAGTGCTGGCGTTTGGGCCGTCTGCCCATCGTCGTCGGGGGGTCGGGCCTCTACTATCGGGCCGTGCGGTACGGCTTGCATCCACCCGTCGGGGCCGACCCGGCGGTCCGCCGACGCCTGGAGGAACGATGTCGGCAAGAGGGCGTGGCGGCGCTCTATGCGGAGCTTCAGGCCGTCGACCCGGCGACCGCCCGGCGGATTCACCCCAACGACGCCCGGCGGGTCCTGCGGGCACTGGAGATCTACTACCAGACCGGCGAGCCTCCGTCCCGCTGGCGGCCGGGCTGGCGACACCCGGTCCTTCCCTCGGCGGCCCTGGGTCTCCTGCCCCCACCGGACCGTCTTCAGGAGCAGATCGTGCGACGGAATCGGGCCTTCTGGTCGATGGGCTGGCTCGACGAGGTCGTCCGACTGATCGAACAGGGCGTACCCCTCGACGCCCCCGTCTTTGAGTCGATCGGGTATCGGCGGATCGCCGAGTGGTGGCAGGCCGGCCGCCCCATCTCTGAGGCGGACCTCCTGGCCCAGGTCGACCGGGAGGTGTGGGGCCTGGCCCGACGTCAGATCAAATGGTTTCGCCGAGAGCCAGACGTCCTGTGGTGGACCGAGCCGCCGCCCTTGCCTGTCGTCGAACGATTCCTCCGCCCGAAGCTCCGCTGGCCCTCGGGACTCGGCATCGGGTACCCCTCATGA
- a CDS encoding N(4)-(Beta-N-acetylglucosaminyl)-L-asparaginase, producing MWTRRRFIQTMAGFGSLFSARWVVGRASQSKSADAVRFPDRPWRYEGPPRGPVAIASFNGLQAVQRAYELMKAGQPALEAVLAGVQINELDPNDNTVGYGGLPNALGVVELDAAVMDGRTWRAGAVGALQGIKTPSAVARVIMERTDHIFLVGEGAHRFALEYGFSHEDLLTPESRQRWLEWRDRLNPGDNYLEPEQRDVLDDRPYGTIHVSALDLQGHLAAATSTSGLAFKIPGRVGDSPIIGAGLYCDDDVGSAGSTGRGEANIKICGAHTIVELLRWGMHPKDACIEALRRVVATTKEKRLLDDQGRPRFQLKFYALRKDGVFGCSALWGTRDARMAVCDDQGPRFVECAVLYEVKGQ from the coding sequence ATGTGGACACGCCGACGTTTTATCCAAACGATGGCGGGCTTCGGAAGCTTATTCTCCGCTCGGTGGGTCGTCGGCCGAGCGTCCCAGTCCAAATCGGCCGATGCCGTTCGCTTTCCGGACCGACCCTGGCGATATGAGGGTCCCCCCCGGGGCCCCGTCGCCATCGCCAGCTTCAATGGCCTTCAGGCCGTTCAGCGAGCCTACGAACTGATGAAAGCCGGCCAGCCGGCCCTGGAGGCCGTCCTCGCCGGCGTCCAGATCAACGAACTCGACCCCAACGACAATACCGTCGGCTACGGCGGTCTCCCGAATGCCTTGGGCGTCGTCGAGCTGGACGCCGCCGTCATGGACGGGCGGACCTGGCGGGCCGGTGCCGTCGGGGCCCTCCAAGGCATTAAGACGCCCTCGGCCGTCGCCCGGGTCATCATGGAGCGGACGGACCATATCTTCTTGGTCGGTGAGGGTGCCCATCGGTTCGCCCTCGAGTATGGCTTTTCGCATGAAGACCTGCTCACGCCGGAATCCCGCCAGCGGTGGCTCGAATGGCGGGACCGATTGAACCCCGGGGATAATTACCTGGAACCGGAACAGCGAGATGTCTTGGACGACCGTCCCTACGGGACGATTCATGTGAGCGCCCTGGACCTCCAGGGGCATCTGGCGGCGGCGACGTCGACCAGCGGCCTGGCCTTTAAAATTCCGGGTCGTGTCGGAGATTCACCCATCATCGGGGCTGGCCTCTACTGTGACGATGATGTCGGTTCGGCGGGCAGTACGGGTCGGGGCGAGGCGAACATCAAGATTTGCGGGGCCCATACGATCGTCGAGTTACTCCGCTGGGGGATGCACCCGAAGGACGCTTGTATCGAGGCCCTTCGTCGAGTCGTCGCCACGACGAAGGAGAAACGCCTCTTGGACGATCAGGGACGACCCCGGTTTCAACTCAAGTTTTACGCCCTTCGCAAAGATGGGGTCTTTGGGTGTTCGGCCCTGTGGGGGACACGGGACGCCCGCATGGCCGTCTGTGACGACCAGGGGCCCCGCTTCGTCGAGTGTGCCGTCCTCTACGAAGTCAAGGGGCAATAA
- the pgsA_1 gene encoding CDP-diacylglycerol--inositol 3-phosphatidyltransferase, giving the protein MVSGVTGLIGHILERPLDFIVGGLARWGIRPNVLTLAGLVLNLVAAGTLYLGRFRWAAALILMANLLDVFDGRLARRTGQVSPFGAFLDSVVDRYADLTLMSALWLYYSRSHDHWMLFIVGLAVIGSVMTSYTRARAECIISSCKVGFFERPERIAMLVLGAFLDRMPQALLIVAIFANLTGVQRIVYTWRVLSAPEKTL; this is encoded by the coding sequence ATGGTCTCCGGCGTCACCGGTCTGATCGGTCACATCCTTGAAAGGCCCTTGGACTTCATCGTCGGCGGTCTGGCCCGCTGGGGCATTCGACCGAACGTCCTGACGCTGGCGGGTCTGGTCCTCAACCTGGTCGCCGCCGGGACACTGTATCTGGGCCGGTTCCGATGGGCCGCCGCCTTGATCCTGATGGCGAACTTGCTGGACGTCTTCGACGGGCGTCTGGCCCGTCGCACCGGCCAGGTCAGCCCCTTTGGCGCCTTTCTGGACTCAGTCGTCGACCGTTATGCGGACTTGACCCTCATGTCGGCCCTTTGGCTGTATTACAGCCGGTCTCATGACCACTGGATGCTCTTCATCGTAGGCCTGGCCGTTATCGGTTCCGTCATGACCAGTTACACCCGGGCCCGGGCCGAGTGCATCATTTCTTCTTGCAAGGTCGGGTTTTTCGAACGCCCGGAACGCATCGCCATGCTGGTCCTTGGGGCCTTCCTGGACCGTATGCCCCAGGCCCTCCTCATCGTGGCCATATTCGCCAACCTCACCGGTGTCCAGCGTATCGTGTATACCTGGCGGGTCCTGTCCGCCCCGGAGAAAACCCTTTAA
- the lnt gene encoding Apolipoprotein N-acyltransferase, whose product MGWKVQVPWEPFAGAVVWAAGFFQETPPWLRPVLAVVGAAFWTRWVGRIDSAGRAGWVGWAAGTLFYVPVLAWLPGTVVTYSTTPGPVAWLLILLLDAYLGTYWGLWAWTVVRLRRYPWGAWAWPWVGALLWVGLSQVRSTVLTGFPWGQVETLLVEWPWVVQWADLLGGFALGGWLLLAGWALMGMANGEWRMANLGLAIRRSLRAIFVLILLWVLPWAYGRWAQRYWRAQAARTETLSVRIVQPSIPQDLKMTALRALDWFRRQVDLSYLDEPGRVQLVVWPEGSVPFYLGPDTVWWGLLQDLQSHNRAYLLLGADRWARRSPPVVHNSVFLLDPELRVVDFYDKVHLVPFGEYVPLASVLFFVERMVQGIGDFAPGTRLKPIESPWGRLGVQVCFESIFPDLSRRLVRTGARLLITVTNDAWFGRSSGAFQHLLHTRLRVVETRRAMLFVANSGISARLDPDGTLRWKTPLWVETAVDDGRVPLMTGGLTVWVRWGWAVDTLSWVATLGLLGLAGWPSRHVRQESQGPAGIDAA is encoded by the coding sequence ATGGGATGGAAGGTGCAGGTCCCGTGGGAGCCCTTCGCCGGGGCCGTCGTATGGGCGGCCGGGTTTTTTCAGGAGACCCCGCCTTGGTTGAGGCCCGTCCTGGCCGTCGTCGGGGCGGCGTTCTGGACTCGATGGGTCGGTCGGATCGATTCAGCCGGCCGGGCTGGCTGGGTCGGCTGGGCCGCCGGGACTCTCTTCTACGTGCCTGTCTTGGCATGGCTTCCGGGGACCGTCGTGACGTACTCGACGACGCCCGGGCCGGTCGCATGGCTCCTGATCCTCTTGCTGGACGCTTACCTGGGGACATACTGGGGCCTCTGGGCGTGGACTGTCGTGCGCCTCCGTCGATACCCCTGGGGGGCTTGGGCTTGGCCCTGGGTAGGGGCGCTTCTGTGGGTGGGTCTCTCGCAGGTCCGTTCGACTGTACTGACAGGCTTCCCGTGGGGTCAGGTCGAAACTCTCCTGGTCGAATGGCCCTGGGTCGTGCAATGGGCCGACCTCCTGGGCGGTTTTGCTTTGGGGGGATGGCTCCTGTTGGCCGGCTGGGCCCTCATGGGGATGGCGAATGGCGAATGGCGAATGGCGAATTTGGGACTTGCCATTCGCCGGTCGCTACGTGCCATCTTTGTACTGATTTTGCTGTGGGTCCTGCCGTGGGCTTACGGGCGGTGGGCCCAGCGGTACTGGCGGGCTCAGGCGGCCCGGACCGAGACCCTGTCCGTTCGTATCGTCCAGCCCAGCATCCCCCAGGACCTCAAGATGACGGCCCTCCGGGCCTTGGACTGGTTCCGTCGGCAGGTCGACCTCAGCTACCTGGACGAGCCGGGCCGAGTTCAATTGGTCGTGTGGCCCGAGGGGTCCGTCCCCTTTTACCTCGGGCCGGACACCGTCTGGTGGGGTCTTTTACAGGACCTCCAGTCCCACAATCGGGCCTACCTGCTCCTCGGAGCCGATCGGTGGGCACGCCGAAGTCCACCAGTCGTCCATAACAGTGTGTTTCTGCTCGACCCCGAGCTTCGGGTCGTGGACTTCTACGACAAGGTTCACCTGGTCCCCTTTGGGGAGTATGTCCCCCTGGCTTCCGTCCTCTTCTTTGTCGAACGGATGGTCCAGGGGATCGGAGACTTCGCGCCGGGCACCCGCTTAAAGCCCATCGAATCGCCCTGGGGGCGCCTGGGTGTTCAGGTCTGCTTCGAAAGCATCTTCCCGGACCTGAGCCGGCGTCTCGTCCGGACCGGGGCCCGTCTGCTCATTACGGTCACGAACGACGCCTGGTTCGGCCGGAGTTCGGGGGCCTTTCAGCACCTGCTCCACACGCGTCTGCGGGTCGTCGAAACCCGACGGGCCATGCTGTTTGTGGCCAACTCGGGGATTTCGGCCCGTCTGGACCCCGACGGAACGCTTCGGTGGAAGACGCCGCTGTGGGTCGAGACGGCCGTAGACGACGGCCGGGTTCCTTTAATGACCGGCGGTCTCACCGTCTGGGTCCGGTGGGGATGGGCCGTCGATACATTGAGCTGGGTAGCGACGCTGGGTTTACTCGGACTCGCCGGCTGGCCAAGTCGCCATGTTCGCCAGGAATCGCAGGGCCCAGCGGGCATCGATGCGGCCTGA